Within Metabacillus sp. KUDC1714, the genomic segment ATATTTGCTTACTTGATCAGAGCTTTGTTAAAGATCCAGATCAAAAAGTTAAACAATTTGTTGAGTCAAAAGGCGGTTCTGTAAAAACATTTATCCGTTATGAAGTTGGAGAAGGTATCGAAAAGCGCCAAGACAACTTTGCTGAAGAAGTAATGAGTCAAGTTAAAAAATAATTTTTGCTATCTAGCACTTTTTCTAATTGCTTAGAATATAAGTGTAAATGATCAAAAAATGGAAGAGGGAACACAGGCTGTGTTCCCTTCTTTTGGAGATATATATAGGCAGTAGCCGATTTGCGCTTTTCTAGATAACAAAAATGTATAAGTTTTTTTATACTTAGTTTTCGTGTCTAGCTCCAGCGCCTAGCTCCTCGAGTCATAAGCCACACAGGAATTGAAGGTAAAGAACACCTTCTATTCCTGTGCGTCTTATGCATTTCGGAGCTAAACAAGGCGCTTGCGCTTTTCTTATAAGGAACAGAGTTGGAGGTAAATATGAGTAATCCTAAATATCAACGTATTGTACTAAAATTAAGTGGTGAAGCATTAGCAGGTGAAAATGGTTTTGGTATTAACCCTACTGTGATCCAATCAATTGCAAAACAAGTGAAGGAAATTGCAGAGCTGGATGTTGAAGTAGCTGTTGTTGTTGGTGGTGGCAACATTTGGCGTGGTAAAATCGGTAGTGAAATGGGAATGGACCGAGCAACTGCTGATTACATGGGAATGCTTGCTACAGTAATGAATTCTCTAGCATTACAAGATAGTCTTGAAACACAAGGGATTCAGACACGTGTTCAAACTTCTATAGAAATGAGACAAGTTGCAGAACCATACATAAGAAGAAAAGCGATTCGACATTTAGAGAAAAAACGCGTAGTGATTTTTGCAGCTGGAACTGGTAACCCATACTTCTCTACTGATACAACAGCTGCTTTACGTGCTGCTGAAATCGAAGCAGACGTTATCTTAATGGCTAAAAATAATGTTGATGGTGTTTACAACGCTGATCCTAGAATTGATAAAAATGCTGTGAAATATGAAACATTATCTTATTTAGACGTACTAAAAGAAGGTCTTGCGGTAATGGATTCAACTGCATCATCTTTATGTATGGATAACGATATACCGTTAATTGTCTTCTCGATAATGGAAGAAGGTAACATTAAACGTGCCGTAACTGGTGAAAATATTGGAACAATTGTTAGGGGGAAATAACCTTGGCTAAACAAGTATTAGCGAATACTAAAGATAAAATGGAAAAAGCTGTGTCAGCTTTAAGTCGAGAATTAGCATCTGTAAGAGCTGGTAGAGCAAGCGCAAACTTATTAGATAAAATCTCTATGGATTATTATGGTGCTCCAACTCCAGTTAACCAACTTGCTTCTATTAGTGTACCTGAAGCTCGTCTCCTTGTTATTCAACCATATGACAAGACTGTTATAGGTGATATCGAAAAAGCTATTCTTAAGTCTGACTTAGGTTTAACTCCTTCAAATGATGGCTCGGTTATTCGTTTGTCTATTCCTGCTTTAACAGAAGAAAGACGAAAAGAGCTAGTGAAATTAGTTAAGAAATATGCAGAAGAAGCAAAGGTTGCTGTTCGTAATATTAGACGTGATGGTAATGATGACCTGAAAAAGCTAGAAAAAAATGGTGATATCACTGAGGACGAATTAAGAAGTAATACTGAGAATGTCCAAAAATTAACCGATGACTATATTGTAAAAGTTGATCAGGTCGCAAAAGATAAAGAAAAAGAAATCATGGAAGTTTAATGAGAAAATAGGTACAATAGAAAAGTGAAAAACCCTCTAATGTTTACAGGGGGTTTTTTTGTTAATACTGTTAACGTCATCATGGTAAAAAGAGATCATGAATTATTGGGTGATGGAGGAATCACATGCTCAACTTATTAAAAAAGTGGAAAGCTAGTTCCCAAGCCACAAATGAACAATCGATAGCTAAAGTGGATATAGAAAAGGGAGAAATTCCTAAACATATTGCGATTATCATGGATGGAAATGGTAGATGGGCAAAAAAACGTGCACTTCCACGGATTGCGGGTCATCATGAAGGAATGAAAGTTGTACGAAAGATTACCAAACAAGCAAATGCCCTTGGTGTTAAAGTACTTACACTATATGCATTTTCAACTGAGAATTGGAAAAGACCTAAAACAGAAGTAGACTATTTAATGAAGCTTCCTGAAGAATTTTTAAATACTTACTTACCAGAACTGATTGAGGAAAATGTGCAAGTCCGTATTATGGGTGATAAAAATAGGCTTCCTGCACACACATTAAGAGCTGTAGAAAAAGCGATGAGTGATACTGAGAATAACAAAGGGCTTATTCTGAATTTTGCATTAAACTACGGAAGTCGAGCAGAAATCATATCTGCTGTCCAAAAAATTTCCCAAGATGTTAAAGAAGGACGAATTGAAGAAACATCAATAAACGAAAGCCTATTTTCTGATTATTTAATGACACAATCATTACATGACCCTGACTTATTAATACGTACAAGTGGCGAAATAAGACTTAGTAATTTTATGCTATGGCAGTTAGCTTACACAGAATTTTGGTTTACTGATGTGCTATGGCCAGATTTTAACGAACAAAACTTACTTCAAGCTATTTACACATATCAACAAAGAGGGCGCAGATTTGGCGGCGTATAAAAGGTGATGAAATACAATGAAACAACGAATACTAACTGCAGTACTAGCTGCAGCTGTTTTTCTTCCATTTGTCATTTACGGGGAGCTCCCGTTTACAATATTTGTTTATTTATTAGCATCAATTGCATTATATGAGCTTTTAAAAATGAAAAACATTTCATTAGCTAGTATTCCGGGACTAGTTAGCTTATTAATTTTATGGGTTCTATTGATTCCAAATTCTTATATAAAAATACTAGACAGTTTTTCAAAGGCTGAATTTGCTTTATTGGCATTGCTGTTGTTATTAACCTATACTGTTGTAACGAAAAATAAATTTACTTTTGACGATGTAGGCTTCGTTGTCATTGCGATTTTTTACTTAGGGATTGGTTTTTACTTTCTAATTGAAACAAGAAACCTTTCACCAGGTGGTCTAGAATTAGTTTTTTATGCATTAATATTGATATGGGTAACTGATTCAGGTGCTTATTTTATTGGGCGTGCAATGGGAAAAAACAAGCTTTGGCCTGAAATTAGTCCTAATAAAACAATTGAAGGTGCAGTAGGCGGTGTTTTATTTGCAGTTATTTTTGCATGGATCTATCATTATTTTACAGGGGTTCTTGATAACTACATCATCGTCACATTTATGACCATCTTCTTATCTGTTTTTGGACAAATAGGTGATCTTGTTGAATCTGCTTTAAAACGACAATATCAGGTAAAAGACTCAGGTACAATCCTACCGGGTCATGGTGGAATACTAGATCGTTTTGATAGCTTATTATTCGTTTTACCAATTTTACATTTCTTAAGGTTACTATTTTGAAAAACATTTTTGCCTAAATTATATGTCTAGCTCTAGCGCCATGGCTTTCGACACCATTGAACGTTTAAATCACAGTAAATGTTGTGTTAGCTAACTCGAGGGTCAGTCTATAACGAGATTAGACAGGGCGCTCTAGAGCATTTCTTAATTTGATTGGAAGTGACTTCGTGAAAAAGATTAGTTTGTTAGGAGCTACAGGTTCAATTGGAATACAAACTTTAGAGGTTATTGAATCACACCCTGAAGAGTTTAAGCTTGTAGCGATGTCTTTCGGAAGGAATTATAAATCCGGAAGCGACATTATAAAGAAATTCAAGCCAGAATTTGTTGCAGTTAAAGATAAAGAAACATATGAACATCTTAAGCGGGAGTTTTCAAGTCAAGATGTTAAATTAGGATATGGTGAAGAGGCCCTTATTGAAGCTGCAATTTATGATGGAGTAGAGTGTCTAGTCAATGCTGTAGTTGGAAGTGTAGGGTTAATACCAACTTTAAAAGCCATTGAAAATAACATAACAATTGCACTAGCTAATAAGGAGACTCTTGTCACTGCGGGACATTTAGTGACAGAGCATGCAAAAAAATACAATGTTAATATTTTACCAGTAGATAGTGAGCACTCTGCGATTTTTCAATGTTTGCAGGGTGAGAGTGTCAAATCGATAGACCGCTTGATCATAACTGCATCTGGAGGAAGTTTCCGTGATCGAAAAAGGGAAGACCTTGTAAATGTAACGGTGGACCAAGCATTAAATCACCCCAATTGGTCTATGGGTGCAAAGATAACGATAGATTCAGCTACTATGATGAATAAAGGCTTAGAAGTAATTGAAGCACACTGGTTATTCAATTTGCATTATGACAAAATTGATGTCTTATTACATAAAGAAAGTATTATTCATTCTTTAGTTGAGTTTCACGATCGAAGTATCATTGCTCAACTAGGAACACCTGATATGAGAGTTCCCATTCAATATGCATTAACATATCCAGAGAGATTACCTTTAAAAGAAGCGAAAAGGTTAGAACTTTGGGAAATTGGAAAATTACATTTTGAAAAAGCGGATTTTACCAGGTTCCGATGCTTACAATATGCGTTTGATTCAGGTAAAATAGGTGGTACGATGCCTACGGTTTTAAATGCTGCAAATGAAGTAGCTGTTGAGGCATTTTTAAGTGGAAAGATTACGTTTCTTCAAATCGAGGAATTTATTGAAAGATCGTTGGATAAGCATGAGAGCATCGCAAACCCTAGTTTGGAGCAGATTCAAGAAGTTGATCAACTAACAAGAAATTTTGTACAAACTTTAATCTAGATAAAGGTGGTCATACAAGGTGAATACAGTGATAGCGTTTGTCCTCATTTTTGGTGCTCTTGTCTTTTTTCATGAGCTTGGACATTTACTTCTAGCTAATCGTGCTGGGATATTATGCCGTGAATTTGCAATTGGTTTTGGACCGAAAATCTTGTCTTTTAAAAAAAATGAAACGGTTTATACAATCCGCTTATTACCTATAGGTGGTTTTGTAAGAATGGCTGGCGAGGATCCTGAAGTGATTGAGGTAAAGCCTGGCCATAACGTAGGATTACTTTTTAATAAAGAAAATAAAGTCGAAAAAATCATTTTAAATAATAAAGAAAAATATCCACAGGCACGAATTATTGAGGTGGAGAACGCAGATCTTGAACATAGTATGTTTATTTCTGGCTATGAGTTTGGAGAAGAAGAGTATATAAAAAGATTCGATGTTAGTGAAACATCTTATTTTATTGTTGATGGTCAAGAAATCCAAATTGCTCCATATAATCGTCAATTCCAATCGAAGAAAGTTGGCCAGCGAATTGCAGCAATTTTTGCAGGACCATTAATGAATTTCCTGCTTGCATTTGTCATTTTGTTTTCATTAGGATTATTGCAAGGTGCTCCTGTTGATGATCCCAAATTAGGTATATTAACTGATGACGGTTCTGCAAAAGAAGCCGGTTTACTTGAAGGTGATGTCATTCAGTCAATTGAAGGACAATCTACTTCATCTTGGGAGGAAGTAGTAAATATTATTCAAGAAAACCCTGATAAGGAATTAACCTTTGAAGTTGAACGCGGTGGAGAAATCCTTTCATTTGAAGTAGTACCTGAAGCAACGAAAGTCGGGGAAGAGACAATAGGACGTATTGGTGCCTATAATCCCGTAGATAAATCGTTTAGTAGCTCTATAAAATATGGATTTATTGAAACATACACATGGACAAAAGAAATATTAATTGGTTTTGGGAAGCTAGTAACAGGTCAATTTTCTATTGATATGCTCTCAGGACCAGTTGGTATTTACGATATGACAGATCAGGTTGCTGAATCTGGTACATTGAACTTGTTAAGATGGGCAGCACTTTTAAGTATAAACTTAGGAATAGTCAACTTATTGCCTCTTCCAGCTCTTGATGGTGGACGTTTATTATTCTTATTTATTGAGGCGTTGAGAGGGAAACCAATTGATCGACAAAAAGAAGGGGTCGTTCATTTTATTGGTTTTTCGTTATTAATGCTATTGATGCTTGTAGTTACATGGAATGACATTCAACGTTTATTCTTATAAGAATATACTATTGAAATTGGAATAGGTTATTCACCGATCTCATTTTTTAAAGATTTAGCAAATTTATGGGGAAATTTGAATGATAATATAGTAACCTAAAAAGGTGAAACTAGTTTAATTAAAAATAGAGGTGCTCGTAATGAAACAAAGTATGACGTTTATTCCTACTCTTAGAGAAGTTCCTGCTGATGCTGAAGTAAAAAGTCATCAGCTTATGCTACGGGCTGGATTTACAAGACAAAATACAAGTGGTGTTTATAGCTACTTACCATTGGCACATAAAGTATTAAAGAAAATCGAACAGATTGTTCGCGA encodes:
- the dxr gene encoding 1-deoxy-D-xylulose-5-phosphate reductoisomerase, giving the protein MKKISLLGATGSIGIQTLEVIESHPEEFKLVAMSFGRNYKSGSDIIKKFKPEFVAVKDKETYEHLKREFSSQDVKLGYGEEALIEAAIYDGVECLVNAVVGSVGLIPTLKAIENNITIALANKETLVTAGHLVTEHAKKYNVNILPVDSEHSAIFQCLQGESVKSIDRLIITASGGSFRDRKREDLVNVTVDQALNHPNWSMGAKITIDSATMMNKGLEVIEAHWLFNLHYDKIDVLLHKESIIHSLVEFHDRSIIAQLGTPDMRVPIQYALTYPERLPLKEAKRLELWEIGKLHFEKADFTRFRCLQYAFDSGKIGGTMPTVLNAANEVAVEAFLSGKITFLQIEEFIERSLDKHESIANPSLEQIQEVDQLTRNFVQTLI
- the pyrH gene encoding UMP kinase, with product MSNPKYQRIVLKLSGEALAGENGFGINPTVIQSIAKQVKEIAELDVEVAVVVGGGNIWRGKIGSEMGMDRATADYMGMLATVMNSLALQDSLETQGIQTRVQTSIEMRQVAEPYIRRKAIRHLEKKRVVIFAAGTGNPYFSTDTTAALRAAEIEADVILMAKNNVDGVYNADPRIDKNAVKYETLSYLDVLKEGLAVMDSTASSLCMDNDIPLIVFSIMEEGNIKRAVTGENIGTIVRGK
- the frr gene encoding ribosome recycling factor, translated to MAKQVLANTKDKMEKAVSALSRELASVRAGRASANLLDKISMDYYGAPTPVNQLASISVPEARLLVIQPYDKTVIGDIEKAILKSDLGLTPSNDGSVIRLSIPALTEERRKELVKLVKKYAEEAKVAVRNIRRDGNDDLKKLEKNGDITEDELRSNTENVQKLTDDYIVKVDQVAKDKEKEIMEV
- a CDS encoding phosphatidate cytidylyltransferase, with amino-acid sequence MKQRILTAVLAAAVFLPFVIYGELPFTIFVYLLASIALYELLKMKNISLASIPGLVSLLILWVLLIPNSYIKILDSFSKAEFALLALLLLLTYTVVTKNKFTFDDVGFVVIAIFYLGIGFYFLIETRNLSPGGLELVFYALILIWVTDSGAYFIGRAMGKNKLWPEISPNKTIEGAVGGVLFAVIFAWIYHYFTGVLDNYIIVTFMTIFLSVFGQIGDLVESALKRQYQVKDSGTILPGHGGILDRFDSLLFVLPILHFLRLLF
- a CDS encoding isoprenyl transferase, producing the protein MLNLLKKWKASSQATNEQSIAKVDIEKGEIPKHIAIIMDGNGRWAKKRALPRIAGHHEGMKVVRKITKQANALGVKVLTLYAFSTENWKRPKTEVDYLMKLPEEFLNTYLPELIEENVQVRIMGDKNRLPAHTLRAVEKAMSDTENNKGLILNFALNYGSRAEIISAVQKISQDVKEGRIEETSINESLFSDYLMTQSLHDPDLLIRTSGEIRLSNFMLWQLAYTEFWFTDVLWPDFNEQNLLQAIYTYQQRGRRFGGV
- the rseP gene encoding RIP metalloprotease RseP is translated as MNTVIAFVLIFGALVFFHELGHLLLANRAGILCREFAIGFGPKILSFKKNETVYTIRLLPIGGFVRMAGEDPEVIEVKPGHNVGLLFNKENKVEKIILNNKEKYPQARIIEVENADLEHSMFISGYEFGEEEYIKRFDVSETSYFIVDGQEIQIAPYNRQFQSKKVGQRIAAIFAGPLMNFLLAFVILFSLGLLQGAPVDDPKLGILTDDGSAKEAGLLEGDVIQSIEGQSTSSWEEVVNIIQENPDKELTFEVERGGEILSFEVVPEATKVGEETIGRIGAYNPVDKSFSSSIKYGFIETYTWTKEILIGFGKLVTGQFSIDMLSGPVGIYDMTDQVAESGTLNLLRWAALLSINLGIVNLLPLPALDGGRLLFLFIEALRGKPIDRQKEGVVHFIGFSLLMLLMLVVTWNDIQRLFL